The Vitis riparia cultivar Riparia Gloire de Montpellier isolate 1030 chromosome 10, EGFV_Vit.rip_1.0, whole genome shotgun sequence genome includes a region encoding these proteins:
- the LOC117924337 gene encoding protein SRG1-like, protein MEEPGEAASLGSSLLVPSVQELAKDSLTTVPPRYLRPEQDPPFSSQSTSQTPLPHIPVIDFHCLLSGDGMESELEKLHDACKEWGFFQLKNHGVSSSLMEKVKAEIQEFFNLPMEEKRKFWQQPGQIEGFGQAFVVSEEQKLDWADLFFMVTLPPHLRKPHLFPKLPLPFRDTLEVYAVELRNLAMAILGFMAKALKMEAKAMKALFEEGLQSMRMNYYPPCPQPDQVIGLTPHSDSVGLTLLLQVNEMEGLQVRKNGIWIPIKALPDAFVVNIGDILEIVTNGNYRSIEHRAVVNSVKERLSIATFYSPKLEGDIGPAPSLVTPHSPALFKNVSVADYIKGVFSRELHGRSYLDVLKIDSEAESN, encoded by the exons ATGGAGGAACCAGGGGAAGCAGCAAGCCTTGGTAGCTCTCTGTTGGTCCCTTCTGTTCAGGAGCTGGCAAAGGACTCACTCACCACTGTCCCACCACGATACCTGCGTCCTGAACAAGACCCTCCATTCTCATCCCAGAGTACTTCTCAAACTCCTTTACCTCATATCCCCGTCATCGACTTCCACTGCTTGCTTTCCGGAGATGGCATGGAGTCAGAACTGGAGAAGTTGCACGATGCCTGCAAGGAATGGGGTTTCTTCCAG TTGAAAAATCATGGAGTCAGCAGTAGTTTGATGGAGAAAGTAAAGGCAGAAATACAAGAATTCTTCAATCTCCCaatggaagagaagagaaagttCTGGCAACAACCGGGACAAATAGAGGGATTTGGACAGGCATTTGTTGTCTCTGAGGAGCAGAAACTTGACTGGGCAGACCTCTTCTTCATGGTCACTCTTCCACCCCATTTGAGGAAACCACACTTATTCCCTAAGTTACCTCTCCCATTCAG GGATACCTTGGAAGTTTACGCAGTTGAACTGAGAAATCTTGCCATGGCAATACTTGGCTTCATGGCAAAAGCTCTAAAAATGGAAGCTAAAGCTATGAAAGCACTTTTTGAAGAAGGGCTTCAGTCCATGAGGATGAATTATTATCCCCCATGTCCACAACCTGACCAAGTCATTGGCCTAACCCCTCATTCGGATTCGGTGGGTCTCACCCTACTCCTACAAGTCAATGAAATGGAAGGCCTCCAGGTAAGGAAGAATGGGATCTGGATTCCTATTAAGGCCCTTCCTGATGCTTTTGTTGTCAACATCGGAGACATTTTGGAG ATTGTGACAAATGGTAATTATCGGAGCATCGAGCATCGTGCGGTTGTCAACTCCGTCAAGGAGAGGCTCTCGATCGCCACATTTTACAGCCCAAAACTCGAAGGGGATATTGGTCCGGCGCCTAGCCTTGTCACTCCACATTCTCCGGCTCTCTTCAAAAATGTGAGTGTTGCAGATTACATAAAGGGAGTATTTTCACGCGAACTCCATGGAAGATCATACCTTGACGTCCTGAAGATTGACAGTGAAGCAGAAAGCAATTGA